The Calderihabitans maritimus nucleotide sequence TGGCCTTTAAAACGAGACGCCTATTTTGAGTAGTAAAACTCTTTTCCAGGATATATTAAACCAGGGGAAAGAAGCGGGATACTTATGGTCGGCAGAATGAAACTAACTGAGATAAATATCCTCGCAACCTTGCAACAGGAAGAATTTAAGGAAATCATGCAGCGTTTTACCAAAAAAACCTTTGCTCCGGAGACAGTTATGTTTTTTCCTGACCAGCCGGAAAATTTGGTTTACATAGTAGTTAGGGGCAAGGTTAGAATCTATTTAACTTATGAAGACGGGCGGGAATTTACTCTCTCCATTTTGGAACCGGGAGATATTTATAGTACCCACACCAGGAGTTTTGCTCGAGCTTTGGAAGAAGTTGAAATTTTAGCCATTGAAACCGGGGAGTTCGCCAAAATCATTCGCTACAAACCGGATTTAACGGCAGTGATGGTTAAGGTACTGGGCGATTGCTTGCGTAACTCTATTGACATTATTGAAGGTTTAGTATTTAAAGAAGTAACCCACCGTTTGGTAGAATTTTTTATCAGTTTGGCTGTGGAAAGGGGAGAAAAAACAGAAGAGGGAATTCTAGTGGATTTAGGGTTGACTACCGAACAAATTGCGCTCATGGTGGGGAGTACGCGCCAGACCGTATCCCGGATCCTCAATGACTTGGCGGATAAAGGTATTCTGGAAAGGAAGAAACGTAAGAAATGGTTGATTAAAAATCTGGATCTCCTAAAACGAATTTAAACACATGGCGCTGACTGGAAAAGTCAGGGCTTTTTTTATTTTGGCCAACTTTTGCCACCTAAGATGTCGAAAAATGTCGCCTAGGTGACAGAATTTAAGAATAATTTTTCGTTAAATTAACTTAAAACCAACAAATTTTAAATTTATGAAAATTGAGGGCGGTAAATTGCTATAACATGGAAGGTGGGTAGAAGGTGAGGAAGCCGGAGGAAAGAACCATAGACTATGGGGTACAGGAAATGCTGGTTAAGGCTCGGGAAGAAGGCATTGAAACTGCCTTTGACCGAGCCGATGCCGCCAACAACCGGTGCAAGTTTGGAATGGAAGGGGTTTGTTGTAAAGGCTGTTTAGAGGGACCCTGCCGGATTAGCCTTAACGGCAAGGGGCCAGCCCTAGGAGTATGCGGCGCTGACGCCGACAGCATTGTGGCCCGGAATCTGTTGGCCACGGTGGTGGAAGGCGCGGCTTCTCACGCTGAACACGGCAGAGAGGTAGTTCTGACCTTGCTGAAGGCTGTCCGCGGTCAAGCTCCGTACAAAATTGCCGATGAGGAAAAACTTTACAGCTTGGCTTCCGGCCTGGGCATTGATACGGATGGATTGACTGTTAATCAGGTGGCCGAACAAGTTGCGTTAAAGGCCTTAGAGGACTTCCAAAAGCAGGAGGGGGTTCTCAACTGGCTAAAATTAAAGGCGCAGGATAAAACGGTAGCTAAATGGGAAAAACTGGGTATATTGCCTGTTAACGCCCACTTGGAAATTGCCAAAGCAGTTAAGCGTCAGGCTATGGGTTGTGACGCTGATCCAGTTAACCTCCTGAAGGGTATTCTTACCGTTGCACTAGTGGACGGCTATTCAGGCCTGCACATGTCTACCGACTTGCAGGACGTATTATTTGGGTCACCCCAACTGGTGAGGTCTGAATATAAATTAGGTGTAATTAAAAGGGAATATGTTAATATAATGGTCCATGGCCATGTTCCCGTGCTTAGCGAAAAGGTGGTGGAATGGGCTCAAAAACTTCACGGAGAGGCCCTGCAATTAGGTGCTAAAGGAATTAACGTAGTAGGTGTCTGTTGCTCCGGGAATGAAGTCTTAATGCGGCGGGGCATACCGGTAGCTACCAATTTTGCCAGCCAGGAACTGCCCATCGTCACAGGGGCTGTAGACGCGGCAGTGGTGGATGCCCAGTGTATAATGCCTGGATTAACCAAGGTTGCTGGCTGCTACCATACGGCGGTAATCACCACCATGCCTTATGTTAAAATTCCCGGTGCCATTCATATAGAATTTAATCCTCGCGCTGCTGATGATGCCGCGGAGAAAATCGTGAGGCTGGCTCTGGACAGGTATCAGCAGAGGGACGAGGCAAGAATACGTATACCGGAGGACAAAATAGAGGTCTACGCTGGGTTTTCGACCAAACAAATTACCGGCCTTCTGCAAAAGCTTAATAAAGAGCGGCCTCTGCAGCCTCTGGTGGAGGCTATGGAAAAGGGAGATATTTACGGTATCGTGGCTTTGGTAGGTTGCACTAATCCCAGAACAAAACAGGATTGGGCCAACACAGAAGTTGCTAAATATTTAATGCGTAACAACGTACTGATAGTAGGTACCGGGTGCGCTGCCCATTCACTGGCTAAGTTCGGTCTCATGTCTCCTCAAGGCGTGGAATATTGCGGGTCAGGATTACGGAGGGTGATGGAAACTCTGGGCGGATTGGTGGATCTGCCGGCACTGCCTCCGGCATGGCACATGGGAAGCTGTGTGGACAACTCCCGTATTGATGAGTTATTAATAGCCGTAGCCGATTATTTAGGTGTAGAAGTTTCTCGGTTGCCCGTAGCCGCGTCCTCACCGGAAACCCACCATCCGAAGGCTATTGCCATCGGGTCGTATTTCCTGACCCAAGGGGTGGACGTGCATGTAGGAGTAAAACCGCCTGTTGGGGGCTCGGAATTGGTGAGCAAAGCTCTGACGGCAGGTGCCGGAGAATACGGGCTAACTATGGAGGAACTGTTCGGAGGAAAGCTGATAGTAGAAGAAGACCCGGTACTTGCGGCTCAAAAATTACTGGAGAGGATTAACAGGAAACGGAAAGCTTTAGGGCTTTCAGCATAGTTTGATTGGATTATGGTCCGCCAGCTGAGGTATCTGCGGGCCTTTTTTTTGTTTTAGCAGGGATTTTTAAATTTCGCTAGAATAAAAAAGAATTAAATCTATATTCAAAAGAGACGACTGCCGGAGTTAATATACAACATGTGTGCAGGAATTTCTAAAGTTTTCACGAAAATAAATAATGTTTGACGAAAAGCGCCAGACTATAGAAAAAAATGAAGGGTTGGAGATAGGGTGATTTAAACGTTGGAAATTATTCTGGCGCCGAACGCCGGTTTTTGTTTCGGTGTTAAAAGGGCCATCAAGCTGGCCGAACAGGCCGGGAATGAAAATCTACCCTACTATACCCTGGGTCCTATCATCCACAACCCCCAGGTAGTAAATAGATTGGAGAAAAACGGTATTAAAGCCGTAACCAGTCTAGAGGAGATCACAACCGGCGGGGTTATCATCCGTTCCCATGGAGTGAGCCCGGAGGTCCTGGAAGAGGCGAAGAGTCGTAAACTCCGGGTAGTGGACGCTACCTGTCCTTTCGTTCGCCGGGCTCAAGAGTTGGCGGGTGAACTGACCGACCGGGGCTATCAGGTGGTGGTGGTGGGTGACCGGTCGCACCCGGAAGTAATAGGTATAGTAGGTTGGACGGGTAGCAGGGCGATAGTAGTAGAGAATGCGCGGGAAGCAGAAAAGTTGGGGTATTATCCCCAGATCGGAGTAATTGCCCAGACTACCCAATCGGAACAAAATTTCCGGCAGGTAGTCGAGGTACTGAAGAAAAAGAGTAAAAACCTGGTAGTACACAACACCATCTGCCACGCCACCCGCCAGCGGCAGCAGGCTGCGGCTGAGCTGGCCCGGAAGGTGGACTTGATGATTGTGGTAGGGGGAAAAGAAAGTGCCAATACCCGTAAGCTGGCACGGATCTGCAGCGAAACCGGAACTCCCACCTATCACATAGAACGGGCTGATGAGTTGTGTGCTTCTTGGTTACAAAATAAAGAGAGGGTTGGAGTCACGGCTGGGGCTTCAACACCAGACTGGATTATTGAGGAGGTAGTAACGAGGATGACGGAAATTAAGCAGGAAGAGCAAAAAAATGCGGAAGAAATTCAGCCGGTCGCGGAAAACGCGGAGGAGAATGCAGTCCCAGCGGCAGAAACAGGGGATATGCAGGATAGAGGAAGTGAGCTGGAGGCGGCAGAAAAGGTAGAAGCCGTTGAAGAACCGGCTGAACCGGCGGAGGAAGCCCCGCAGGATCAGGAAGAGAGGCAAGCAACCGAAACGATTCCGGCTGCTGAATATAGAGATAGTGCGGTGGTGGAAGAACATCTAGCTGAAAATATGCGCGAATTGCGCCGGGGTGAATTGATCAAGGGTACGGTAGTACAGGTTACTGATGATGAGGTACTGGTTGACGTAGGAGGCAAATCGGAAGGAATTATTCCCTTAAAAGAGCTTACCTACCGTCCGGTAACCAGTGCTACCGAGGTGGTTGAGGTAGGAGAGGAAGTAGAGGTTTTTGTAATCAAGCCGGAAAACGAGGAAGGCCATCCTATACTTTCCAAGCGGAGGGCAGACCGTATAAGGGCTTGGGAACGATTGGAAGAAGCTTTTAAGCAGCAAGAGGATGTTGAAGGGGAAGTAATCGAGGAAGTCAAAGGCGGCCTGCTGGTAGATGTAGGCGTTCGAGGTTTCCTACCGGCCTCTTTGGTAGATATAGGTTATGTGGAAAATCTGAGTGCCTTTGTCGGCCAAAAACTGAAGCTTCGAGTAATCGAACTTGATCGTGATAAAAGAAAACTAGTGCTTTCTCGTAAAGCAATTCTGGTAGAAGAATTGGAAAAGAAACGCCAGGAGACCTGGGACAGCCTGAAGGAAGGGCAGGTACGGAAGGGTATAGTTAGACGCCTGACGGATTTCGGCGCCTTTGTGGACCTGGGTGGAGTGGACGGTTTGCTCCATGTTTCCGAGTTATCGTGGGGCCGGGTGGAACATCCTAAAGATGTATTGCAAGAAGGGCAGGAAATCGAAGTCAAAGTTCTCGGTGTAGACCGGGAAGCAGGCAAAATCTCCCTGGGCCTGAAGCAATTACAGCCCAACCCGTGGGATACCGCTGCTGAACGCTATCCGGTAGGTTCGGTAGTGAAAGGCAAAGTAGTACGAATCGCTCCCTTCGGAGCCTTTGTGGAAGTGGAACCGGGAATAGACGGGCTGGTTCATATTTCTCAGCTTGCCGACCGGCACGTGGCCAAAACCGAAGATGTAGTATCGGTGGGCGACGAGATTCCAGTTAAGGTGCTTGGCGTGGATGAAAAAGCCCAGCGGATGAGCCTAAGCTTGAGAGAAGCTCAGGGGAGTGCAGCAGAAAAGCAAAACACTAAGGCTAAGCGTGAACCGGAAGAAACGGGAGTAACCATAGGTGAGCTGGTGGGGGATATTTTAAAGGAAGCGAAAGACGAGCAGTAATTTTTCTTTGCGGGAAAAGCGAAAAAGGGAACAATTGTTACGAAAACGCGTATTCGTTAGACTCACGACCTGGCTTTGGCCGGGTCTTTTTTTGTATATTTGTAAAAAATCGGGGCAAGCTAGCATTGTAATCAACGTTGAAAGGAGAGGTAGTATGGCCGGTTTTCCCGTAGGTATGATTGCCTTGTTAATAGTATCGGTACTGATATATTTTGGCCTGGCGCAGAGGGTGCTGGACCGTCTGCAGTTGTCTGACAAGGCTGCCCTGGCCATTGTGGCGGCTATGATCGTAGGAAGTTTCATCAATATTCCTCTGCCGGTACCCCGGGTTAATGCTTCCCTTAACGTAGGCGGCGGCCTGGTTCCGCTGCTGGTTGCGGTATACCTGCTGTGGAAGGCAGGGACAGCCAAAGAATGGATCCGGGCTCTGGTAGCTACCGTTCTGGCAGGAGGTGTCGTCTTCTATATAAACCGCTATCTCATGCCTCGGGATCCCTGGCAGGCGGGATACGATGTTATTGATCCCCTGTATATTTATCCTATTGTGGCGGGAGCTATAGCCTACCTGGCCGGTAGGTCACGACGTTCTGCTTTTATTGCCGCTACTTTAGGTGTACTAAGTCTTGATGTTGTTGACTTCATCTATTATCTAACCACTGCCATTCCCGGCCGGGTGAGTATAGGTGGAGCAGGTATTTTCGACGGTGTGGTCCTTGCCGGTCTGTTCGCTGTTTTGCTGGCTGAAATAGTGGGGGAAACGAGAGAACGGCTTCAAGGAGGCCCCGAGTCCGAAGGACGTCCCGAGGATCTGGTTGAAGGGTTAAAGGACATTAATTCCGCTAAAGTAGCAGGGGGGCCGGAGCCGGCGCGCAAACCGGAAACTGAACGAGGGGGTGAAAGAAATGAGCAAAAAATTGAGTAGAAAGCTAATAGTGACGGGTATAGTGATGATTGTTGCCGGAATAGCTCTGCTGGCGGGTTATCCGGTCGCTAGAACGGCTTACCGGCCCGTTATCAATTTGCCTGAAATAGGTGTATTTGAAGTTGAGCGGGACGATGGCGGTTATTTCACCGTAGTTGATGAAAAAGGAGAAATAATTGACATGACTGCCCGCCAGGTTTATGTAGGGGACGAATTTATAGCCGAGGATAACCGCCGTTACCGTGTCCAGCGGATTGAGGGGGACACCGCCTATGCGGAAATGGTGGGGAAAGAGCAAATAGTTTGGAAAGAGGAATGGGAAGAGGCTGCCGTAGTGCAGGGTAGAGGACAGCCTGCCAAAAACCTGGTAGCCATATATCATACCCACTCTGATGAGTCTTATGTTCCTACCGACGGTACGCACAGTATACCGGCCCGAGGGGGGATTTTCAAAGTAGGGGCTACTTTAGAAGACAAACTGGAGAAGCTGGGCGTAAATACCATTCACGACACCACCCCTCATGAGCCTCATGATTCCGAATCCTATAAGCGCTCCCGGCGCACGGCGTTTCGCCTGCTGCAAAAAAGACCGTCTGTCATAATAGATGTTCACCGGGACGGAGTGCCTAATCCGGACTTCTACCAGACCAGCGTCAAGGGGACGCCTGCGACCAAGGTTCGCCTGGTAGTGGGCCGTCAAAACCCTAACATGTCGGCCAACCTGGAATTTGCCAAGCGCTTAAAGGCCTATTTGGATAAAACCCATCCAGGCCTGGTGCGCGGTATTTTTCTGGCTAAAGGTAACTACAACCAGGACCTGTCCCCTCGTTCCATCTTGGTTGAAGTGGGGACCCACACCAACAGCCGAGACCGGGCGCAAAACGGTGCCGCCCTTTTTGCCGATGCCATCCCCAAGGTACTTGGGATAAATACTCCTCCTTCCCGTACCGGACCGGGTCCTACGGGCATACCCAAGAGTCCGCCCAGTACCCGGGGTGACTGGTCATCGCTGGCCTGGGTAATAGGCATACTGTTGGTCGGAGGAGGGATATTTCTTCTGATCAGCGCTGGGGGTTGGAGCGGCGCCCGGGAAAAACTGAAGCAGTTTGTTTCGGGAGAGTGGGCCAATGCCCTGGTTAAGATGAGGGGCAACCGCAGGCGGCATAACGTTCAGGAATCTAGAATCAATCGGAAAGCCTTCCGCATTGAAGAAGTTCGGGATAAATACGAAGAAGCCAACGTTAACACCAATGATGAAAGAGCCGAGTTTCAAAAGGATTAGGCTTTAATCAGAAAAGGCCATGGAAAAGTACGGTTTGACTGTCCTAATAGGTCTGGCCTTTGGTACCCTGGCCCGGTTATACATGCTCCGGATTGATTATCGGCAGTATCCCAGCTACCCGCACGGAGCCGTAACTCACATATCTTTGGGGTTTATCGCGGCTGCATTAGGGTCAGTAGCCATACCAGCACTGGCAGAAAAGGAATTTACAGCAGTTACCTTTCTGGCGCTTGCTGCTCAGCAATTTCGCGAAATACGCAACATGGAAAGAGAAATGTTGACTCAACTAGAAGAAGCAGCACTGGTACGAAGGGGACTGGATTACATCGAAGGTATAGCCCGAGTATTCGAAGCCCGCAACTATTTGGTAATGGTAACTGCTCTCGCCACCAGTTCAGCTAACTATTTTGCCGGCTGGCCCTATGCAGTTTTAACAGGCTTGATCTGTATCTTCTTAAACACCTTTGTGATGCGGGGCCGAATGATAGGTGATATTGCGGAAGTAGTCCCTGCCCGGCTACATTTCGAAGGCGCTTTTTTGAAAGTCGATCATATCGTCATTATGAATGTGGGGCTAAAAGCATCCCGGGAAAAGATACTGGCTGAGGGACTCGGGGTTCTTATCAAACCCAAGGATGACAACGCCAGGGCGACTCTGCACAATGCCGGGCAGCGTCAGGCCATCTTACATGTGGCTGCCAGCCTTTTGGGCACCAAGAGAGAGGTTGGGGAACAGGAGTGGACACCTCTGGTACGCAAGGACATTGATACCGGTGCCCTTGGTTTATTTATTTTGCCGGTGGAAAAAGATATGGAATGTCTTATCGAAGCCATTAAAAAGGTACCGGTACTGGAGAGTGCCAAAACCCGGCCGCTCAGTTCCAAGGCGGGACGTTGCGCCGCCGACTGACTATGATGTAAACCTTATGGTAAGGAAGATATGTCGTGCAAGTTGGTTTAACTCAATATATACTGGCCATTATAGCTCTGGATAGTGTAAAACACCAAGTAGCGGGGGGCGCCCCCATTTTTATTGTTGATAACGAAGAAGAACAGCAAAGGCTGGCTCTTTATCTCAGCCGCCTGCTGAAGGCTATGGCTCATGACTTGGAAAACGGAATGATTATAATTGTCAAACAGTAGAGGTGGGTGCGAATGAAAATTATATACCACTGTTTCGGCGGTTCTCATTCCTCAGTAACGGCGGCAGCCATTCACGTAGGACTGTTATCCTCCAGCGCCATTCCCCGGGGAGACCAGCTGATGCAGGTTCCCTACTTTGACGGTCAGGAAAAAGAAGATCATGGGGAGTTTAAATATATCGGAACGGATGAATTTGGCAATCAGGTTTACGTGGTGGGGAAACGAAACCTGGGCGAAATGTTTGAACCGATGATGTACGGTATAGGACGGCTCTACG carries:
- a CDS encoding bifunctional 4-hydroxy-3-methylbut-2-enyl diphosphate reductase/30S ribosomal protein S1: MEIILAPNAGFCFGVKRAIKLAEQAGNENLPYYTLGPIIHNPQVVNRLEKNGIKAVTSLEEITTGGVIIRSHGVSPEVLEEAKSRKLRVVDATCPFVRRAQELAGELTDRGYQVVVVGDRSHPEVIGIVGWTGSRAIVVENAREAEKLGYYPQIGVIAQTTQSEQNFRQVVEVLKKKSKNLVVHNTICHATRQRQQAAAELARKVDLMIVVGGKESANTRKLARICSETGTPTYHIERADELCASWLQNKERVGVTAGASTPDWIIEEVVTRMTEIKQEEQKNAEEIQPVAENAEENAVPAAETGDMQDRGSELEAAEKVEAVEEPAEPAEEAPQDQEERQATETIPAAEYRDSAVVEEHLAENMRELRRGELIKGTVVQVTDDEVLVDVGGKSEGIIPLKELTYRPVTSATEVVEVGEEVEVFVIKPENEEGHPILSKRRADRIRAWERLEEAFKQQEDVEGEVIEEVKGGLLVDVGVRGFLPASLVDIGYVENLSAFVGQKLKLRVIELDRDKRKLVLSRKAILVEELEKKRQETWDSLKEGQVRKGIVRRLTDFGAFVDLGGVDGLLHVSELSWGRVEHPKDVLQEGQEIEVKVLGVDREAGKISLGLKQLQPNPWDTAAERYPVGSVVKGKVVRIAPFGAFVEVEPGIDGLVHISQLADRHVAKTEDVVSVGDEIPVKVLGVDEKAQRMSLSLREAQGSAAEKQNTKAKREPEETGVTIGELVGDILKEAKDEQ
- a CDS encoding DUF3189 family protein; protein product: MKIIYHCFGGSHSSVTAAAIHVGLLSSSAIPRGDQLMQVPYFDGQEKEDHGEFKYIGTDEFGNQVYVVGKRNLGEMFEPMMYGIGRLYGVSGKDVILVDTMPYVNWMMVVGGFLSRRLGLVRLGRPLVIWGTQQAFANFANMVETLKTKLRSGQVMAQ
- a CDS encoding DUF1614 domain-containing protein; this translates as MAGFPVGMIALLIVSVLIYFGLAQRVLDRLQLSDKAALAIVAAMIVGSFINIPLPVPRVNASLNVGGGLVPLLVAVYLLWKAGTAKEWIRALVATVLAGGVVFYINRYLMPRDPWQAGYDVIDPLYIYPIVAGAIAYLAGRSRRSAFIAATLGVLSLDVVDFIYYLTTAIPGRVSIGGAGIFDGVVLAGLFAVLLAEIVGETRERLQGGPESEGRPEDLVEGLKDINSAKVAGGPEPARKPETERGGERNEQKIE
- the cooS gene encoding anaerobic carbon-monoxide dehydrogenase catalytic subunit gives rise to the protein MRKPEERTIDYGVQEMLVKAREEGIETAFDRADAANNRCKFGMEGVCCKGCLEGPCRISLNGKGPALGVCGADADSIVARNLLATVVEGAASHAEHGREVVLTLLKAVRGQAPYKIADEEKLYSLASGLGIDTDGLTVNQVAEQVALKALEDFQKQEGVLNWLKLKAQDKTVAKWEKLGILPVNAHLEIAKAVKRQAMGCDADPVNLLKGILTVALVDGYSGLHMSTDLQDVLFGSPQLVRSEYKLGVIKREYVNIMVHGHVPVLSEKVVEWAQKLHGEALQLGAKGINVVGVCCSGNEVLMRRGIPVATNFASQELPIVTGAVDAAVVDAQCIMPGLTKVAGCYHTAVITTMPYVKIPGAIHIEFNPRAADDAAEKIVRLALDRYQQRDEARIRIPEDKIEVYAGFSTKQITGLLQKLNKERPLQPLVEAMEKGDIYGIVALVGCTNPRTKQDWANTEVAKYLMRNNVLIVGTGCAAHSLAKFGLMSPQGVEYCGSGLRRVMETLGGLVDLPALPPAWHMGSCVDNSRIDELLIAVADYLGVEVSRLPVAASSPETHHPKAIAIGSYFLTQGVDVHVGVKPPVGGSELVSKALTAGAGEYGLTMEELFGGKLIVEEDPVLAAQKLLERINRKRKALGLSA
- a CDS encoding Crp/Fnr family transcriptional regulator translates to MVGRMKLTEINILATLQQEEFKEIMQRFTKKTFAPETVMFFPDQPENLVYIVVRGKVRIYLTYEDGREFTLSILEPGDIYSTHTRSFARALEEVEILAIETGEFAKIIRYKPDLTAVMVKVLGDCLRNSIDIIEGLVFKEVTHRLVEFFISLAVERGEKTEEGILVDLGLTTEQIALMVGSTRQTVSRILNDLADKGILERKKRKKWLIKNLDLLKRI
- a CDS encoding YIEGIA family protein, whose translation is MEKYGLTVLIGLAFGTLARLYMLRIDYRQYPSYPHGAVTHISLGFIAAALGSVAIPALAEKEFTAVTFLALAAQQFREIRNMEREMLTQLEEAALVRRGLDYIEGIARVFEARNYLVMVTALATSSANYFAGWPYAVLTGLICIFLNTFVMRGRMIGDIAEVVPARLHFEGAFLKVDHIVIMNVGLKASREKILAEGLGVLIKPKDDNARATLHNAGQRQAILHVAASLLGTKREVGEQEWTPLVRKDIDTGALGLFILPVEKDMECLIEAIKKVPVLESAKTRPLSSKAGRCAAD
- the spoIIP gene encoding stage II sporulation protein P translates to MSKKLSRKLIVTGIVMIVAGIALLAGYPVARTAYRPVINLPEIGVFEVERDDGGYFTVVDEKGEIIDMTARQVYVGDEFIAEDNRRYRVQRIEGDTAYAEMVGKEQIVWKEEWEEAAVVQGRGQPAKNLVAIYHTHSDESYVPTDGTHSIPARGGIFKVGATLEDKLEKLGVNTIHDTTPHEPHDSESYKRSRRTAFRLLQKRPSVIIDVHRDGVPNPDFYQTSVKGTPATKVRLVVGRQNPNMSANLEFAKRLKAYLDKTHPGLVRGIFLAKGNYNQDLSPRSILVEVGTHTNSRDRAQNGAALFADAIPKVLGINTPPSRTGPGPTGIPKSPPSTRGDWSSLAWVIGILLVGGGIFLLISAGGWSGAREKLKQFVSGEWANALVKMRGNRRRHNVQESRINRKAFRIEEVRDKYEEANVNTNDERAEFQKD
- a CDS encoding capping complex subunit for YIEGIA; this encodes MQVGLTQYILAIIALDSVKHQVAGGAPIFIVDNEEEQQRLALYLSRLLKAMAHDLENGMIIIVKQ